From the genome of Biomphalaria glabrata chromosome 1, xgBioGlab47.1, whole genome shotgun sequence, one region includes:
- the LOC106061941 gene encoding uncharacterized protein LOC106061941 isoform X1 codes for MADKNKSIDDIQEKIKRLQKEKDELERQNRERQQIEQLKSLEESISALKSTSSFNLQSNRDIADGSAIDTHNHSRSSNQNRYMSDLSDNQENSRERCQFSDEECEEDEAMTTEHKKAILENRDVLVENIIADDIFSELIAKRVLSISDVNRIKEKSGAEAKNEELLNVISKRSDKAFFVFVDALRKTLQGWLANKLDPPSSKSKMKRKRKSGEVRVNVDCESITPSTQKKMKCSCLEVEELMLQMAKNAYANIKRKDPSPAAYEQFKKELEGTNKLILEATEVTNAIKMLCKHGKLTDISDGSVCFTLRCKSLAACEELWEAFISGRMLHAFQSCFISPSLLKECGAKSIKLCLRISHLEYLTCALEIAQEELNHLSVTPIKLRLRKNRNKANLGKSKKAFRRSLSNDSYKCQHISSKLMVPVQEHKTASDNIVFTATEQKMRNHHQSWLKLRNRHLTTLSNNISNIYAGSTTNKTPVLNTEFKKVMSNWNHTCTSFSVNKENSSLLTMSDKWNSSHYNLRVRN; via the exons gATGAACTTGAAAGACAAAACAGAGAACGTCAACAGATTGAACAGTTAAAATCTTTGGAAGAAAGTATTTCTGCTCTGAAATCCACAA GCTCTTTCAATTTGCAAAGCAATAGAGACATAGCAGATGGATCCGCCATAGACACTCATAATCATTCTAGATCATCAAATCAAAACAGATATATGTCTGATCTATCTGATAACCAGGAAAATTCTAGAGAAAGATGTCAGTTTTCTGATGAAGAATGTGAAG AGGATGAAGCTATGACTACAGAACACAAGAAAGCTATTTTGGAAAACCGAGATGTGTTAGTTGAGAATATTATAGCAGATGATATATTTTCTGAACTAATCGCAAAACGTGTATTGTCTATAAGTGATGTAAATCGTATTAAAGAGAAAAGTGGTGCTGAAGCAAAAAATGAg GAACTACTCAACGTCATTAGTAAGAGATCAGACAAAgccttctttgtctttgttgaCGCCTTGCGAAAAACACTTCAAGGATGGTTAGCCAATAAATTAGATCCTCCTTCGTCCAAGAGTAAAATGAAACGTAAAAGAAAAAGTG GGGAGGTCAGAGTTAATGTGGACTGTGAAAGTATTACTCCATCAActcaaaagaaaatgaaatgctCTTGTCTAGAAGTTGAAGAACTGATGCTGCAGATGGCCAAAA ATGCCTATGCAAATATCAAAAGAAAGGATCCATCTCCTGCTGCCTATgaacagtttaaaaaagaaCTTGAAGGAACTAATAAATTAATCTTG GAAGCAACCGAAGTGACAAATGCAATCAAGATGTTATGCAAACATGGAAAATTGACAGACATATCAGATGGAAGTGTTTGCTTTACTCTGCGTTGTAAATCTCTGGCTGCCTGTGAGGAACTTTGGGAAGCTTTTATTTCAGGGAGAATGTTGCATGCCTTTCAGAGTTGTTTCATCTCACCATCATTATTAAAGGAATGTGGTGCTAAATCTATCAAATTATGTTTACGAATTTCCCATCTGGAGTACCTGACATGTGCTCTTGAAATTG CCCAGGAAGAATTAAATCATCTCTCTGTAACACCCATCAAG TTGCGCCTGCGGAAAAACAGAAATAAAGCTAATTTGGGGAAGAGTAAAAAAGCTTTCAGAAGATCATTAAGTAATGACAGCTACAAATGTCAGCATAT ATCAAGCAAATTAATGGTACCTGTACAAGAACATAAGACAGCCTCAGACAATATAGTATTTACTGCTACGGAACAAAAAATGAGAAATCATCATCAATCTTGGTTAAAACTGAGAAATAGACATTTGACTACTCTGtcaaataatatttcaaacatttatgcAGGCTCCACAACAAATAAAACTCCTGTTTTGAATACAGAATTTAAAAAGGTCATGAGTAACTGGAATCACACATGTACTAGTTTCAGTGTTAATAAGGAAAATTCGTCACTGCTGACCATGTCAGACAAGTGGAATTCAAGTCATTACAATTTACGTGTAAGAAACTGA
- the LOC106061941 gene encoding uncharacterized protein LOC106061941 isoform X2 — translation MSDLSDNQENSRERCQFSDEECEEDEAMTTEHKKAILENRDVLVENIIADDIFSELIAKRVLSISDVNRIKEKSGAEAKNEELLNVISKRSDKAFFVFVDALRKTLQGWLANKLDPPSSKSKMKRKRKSGEVRVNVDCESITPSTQKKMKCSCLEVEELMLQMAKNAYANIKRKDPSPAAYEQFKKELEGTNKLILEATEVTNAIKMLCKHGKLTDISDGSVCFTLRCKSLAACEELWEAFISGRMLHAFQSCFISPSLLKECGAKSIKLCLRISHLEYLTCALEIAQEELNHLSVTPIKLRLRKNRNKANLGKSKKAFRRSLSNDSYKCQHISSKLMVPVQEHKTASDNIVFTATEQKMRNHHQSWLKLRNRHLTTLSNNISNIYAGSTTNKTPVLNTEFKKVMSNWNHTCTSFSVNKENSSLLTMSDKWNSSHYNLRVRN, via the exons ATGTCTGATCTATCTGATAACCAGGAAAATTCTAGAGAAAGATGTCAGTTTTCTGATGAAGAATGTGAAG AGGATGAAGCTATGACTACAGAACACAAGAAAGCTATTTTGGAAAACCGAGATGTGTTAGTTGAGAATATTATAGCAGATGATATATTTTCTGAACTAATCGCAAAACGTGTATTGTCTATAAGTGATGTAAATCGTATTAAAGAGAAAAGTGGTGCTGAAGCAAAAAATGAg GAACTACTCAACGTCATTAGTAAGAGATCAGACAAAgccttctttgtctttgttgaCGCCTTGCGAAAAACACTTCAAGGATGGTTAGCCAATAAATTAGATCCTCCTTCGTCCAAGAGTAAAATGAAACGTAAAAGAAAAAGTG GGGAGGTCAGAGTTAATGTGGACTGTGAAAGTATTACTCCATCAActcaaaagaaaatgaaatgctCTTGTCTAGAAGTTGAAGAACTGATGCTGCAGATGGCCAAAA ATGCCTATGCAAATATCAAAAGAAAGGATCCATCTCCTGCTGCCTATgaacagtttaaaaaagaaCTTGAAGGAACTAATAAATTAATCTTG GAAGCAACCGAAGTGACAAATGCAATCAAGATGTTATGCAAACATGGAAAATTGACAGACATATCAGATGGAAGTGTTTGCTTTACTCTGCGTTGTAAATCTCTGGCTGCCTGTGAGGAACTTTGGGAAGCTTTTATTTCAGGGAGAATGTTGCATGCCTTTCAGAGTTGTTTCATCTCACCATCATTATTAAAGGAATGTGGTGCTAAATCTATCAAATTATGTTTACGAATTTCCCATCTGGAGTACCTGACATGTGCTCTTGAAATTG CCCAGGAAGAATTAAATCATCTCTCTGTAACACCCATCAAG TTGCGCCTGCGGAAAAACAGAAATAAAGCTAATTTGGGGAAGAGTAAAAAAGCTTTCAGAAGATCATTAAGTAATGACAGCTACAAATGTCAGCATAT ATCAAGCAAATTAATGGTACCTGTACAAGAACATAAGACAGCCTCAGACAATATAGTATTTACTGCTACGGAACAAAAAATGAGAAATCATCATCAATCTTGGTTAAAACTGAGAAATAGACATTTGACTACTCTGtcaaataatatttcaaacatttatgcAGGCTCCACAACAAATAAAACTCCTGTTTTGAATACAGAATTTAAAAAGGTCATGAGTAACTGGAATCACACATGTACTAGTTTCAGTGTTAATAAGGAAAATTCGTCACTGCTGACCATGTCAGACAAGTGGAATTCAAGTCATTACAATTTACGTGTAAGAAACTGA
- the LOC106061944 gene encoding G patch domain-containing protein 4-like: MAQSEYAKRLLKKQGWKEGSGLGKKEHGIADPIKVTLKMDKTGVGHDPGKEFTDHWWLRVFNEAAQKIGKKKEITENDEKKKKADDKKNFYKGFVKSSTLTNGVELSSKDSESSEEESESNPDARLPTLDDIHTFCGGATGHRAAMFGIKMKGKLSRVAEQEANFEKELNNKNKALPNGDSTVHSGNTKSQKVKRKKRKISSEATDTPSLEEQEVFNHENCDKVKKKKKRRREDKEMFPLDIGDNNKEDMEQKVKKKKQKNELLEETVSKKKKELLEEINSEETVSKKKSKKKKKEMC; encoded by the exons ATGGCTCAATCAGAATATGCCAAGCGATTATTAAAAAAGCAAGGTTGGAAAGAAG GTTCTGGTTTAGGAAAAAAGGAACATGGGATAGCTGATCCCATAAAAGTCACTCTAAAAATGGACAAAACAGGG GTTGGTCATGATCCAGGTAAAGAGTTTACTGACCACTGGTGGTTGAGAGTTTTCAATGAAGCTGCTCAGAAAAtagggaaaaagaaagag atTACTGAAAatgatgagaaaaaaaagaaagctgatgataaaaagaatttttataaaGGTTTTGTGAAG AGCTCTACTTTAACAAATGGCGTAGAACTGAGTTCCAAAGATTCAGAATCAAGTGAAGAGGAGTCTGAATCAAATCCTGATGCAAG ATTACCAACACTAGATGACATTCATACATTTTGTGGAGGTGCCACAGGACATAG ggcAGCCATGTTTGGAATAAAAATGAAAGGGAAATTGAGCAGAGTGGCAGAGCAAGAAGCCaattttgaaaaagaattgaataataaaaataaagcattACCCAACGGAGATAGTACTGTTCATTCTGGAAATACAAAGAGCCAGAAggtgaagagaaaaaaaagaaaaatttcaagCGAGGCAACAGATACTCCTAGTCTTGAAGAACAGGAAGTATTCAATCATGAAAATTGtgataaagtaaaaaagaagaagaaaaggagAAGAGAAGACAAAGAAATGTTTCCTCTGGATATAGGTGACAACAATAAAGAAGACATGGAAcaaaaagtgaaaaagaaaaaacagaaaaatgaaCTGCTTGAAGAGACtgttagtaaaaagaaaaaggaattaCTAGAAGAAATTAACTCTGAAGAGACTGTTagcaaaaagaaaagcaaaaaaaaaaaaaaagagatgtgtTGA